From one Prochlorococcus marinus str. MIT 0912 genomic stretch:
- the pgsA gene encoding CDP-diacylglycerol--glycerol-3-phosphate 3-phosphatidyltransferase, whose amino-acid sequence MNKKSINSKKSTSWPRIINGLTISRILLGLPIIISLRNGNNEIFIFLILIAGLTDFLDGYFARKYDHNSVFGAKLDPLADKILLIGPMIWLIHENLVPLWSIWLIISRELLVTSWRSDKTSGGPASTQGKYKTTFQFISIILLLWPKGWGTIHTIYIINKIGYFSFWIAFFLTLSSAIKYVFNQKEYHQS is encoded by the coding sequence ATGAACAAAAAAAGTATCAATTCAAAAAAATCAACTAGTTGGCCTAGGATTATAAATGGACTGACAATTTCAAGGATATTACTTGGATTACCAATAATTATTTCTCTGAGGAATGGTAATAATGAAATTTTTATTTTTCTAATACTAATAGCTGGTCTTACTGATTTTCTGGATGGTTATTTTGCACGTAAATATGATCATAACTCCGTTTTTGGAGCGAAATTAGATCCTCTAGCAGATAAGATACTACTTATTGGTCCAATGATTTGGTTGATTCATGAGAATCTAGTACCCTTATGGTCTATCTGGCTAATAATATCGAGAGAACTATTAGTAACTAGTTGGCGTTCTGATAAAACCTCAGGTGGTCCAGCTTCAACTCAAGGTAAATATAAAACTACTTTTCAATTTATCAGTATAATTCTATTATTATGGCCTAAAGGTTGGGGTACAATTCATACCATTTATATTATTAATAAAATAGGTTATTTCTCATTCTGGATAGCATTTTTTCTTACTTTAAGTTCTGCTATAAAATATGTATTCAATCAAAAAGAATATCATCAGAGTTAA
- a CDS encoding SDR family oxidoreductase, whose amino-acid sequence MKLAITGASGKTGFRVAEEAISAGYEVRLIVRSQSEIPESIKSCERYVLSNTNGTTLDYALQGCESLVIATGARPSIDLTGPAKVDYLNIKKQIESCKRQKLKRVVLVSSLCAGKLIHPLNLFGLILIWKRLGEKSLQKSGLDWTVIRPGGLNENETNLKNQNILFSGQKTQEEGSIPRRLVAKACIEALKTKDSIKKIVEITSSEENPKTNMSKAIKAFSI is encoded by the coding sequence ATGAAATTAGCGATAACAGGAGCTTCGGGGAAAACGGGTTTTCGAGTCGCAGAAGAAGCAATATCAGCTGGATATGAGGTGAGATTAATAGTTAGATCACAGTCTGAAATTCCTGAATCGATAAAAAGTTGTGAAAGATACGTTTTGTCAAACACTAATGGAACCACACTTGATTATGCATTACAAGGTTGTGAGAGCCTAGTTATAGCAACAGGTGCGAGGCCATCTATCGATTTAACTGGTCCAGCTAAAGTTGATTATTTAAATATCAAAAAACAAATTGAAAGCTGTAAGAGACAAAAGCTGAAAAGGGTTGTTCTTGTTAGTTCACTTTGTGCAGGGAAATTGATACACCCTCTAAATTTATTTGGTCTCATTCTTATATGGAAAAGATTAGGTGAGAAATCACTGCAAAAAAGTGGTCTAGATTGGACAGTCATACGTCCTGGAGGATTGAATGAGAATGAAACTAATTTAAAAAATCAGAACATTTTGTTTTCTGGTCAAAAAACTCAAGAAGAAGGCTCAATCCCGAGAAGACTTGTTGCAAAGGCCTGCATAGAAGCTTTAAAAACAAAAGACTCGATCAAAAAAATCGTCGAGATTACTAGTAGCGAAGAGAATCCTAAAACAAATATGAGTAAGGCAATAAAGGCGTTTAGTATCTGA
- a CDS encoding GNAT family N-acetyltransferase, with protein MDNLLSIKPLSDEDIDFVTEISRKEGFAPGVGDLGIYQNTDRQGLWVGWFNDNPIGCIAGVRYNKYYGFLGLFLVIEKYRGRGFGLQLWKKALSHLSDLPCVGLEAAPERITDYSKWGFTISSKTTRWQWLGDGKLLEENSKNDDLDDFRFVEGSSIPQDAVKRFDEKRETTPRPHFLSDWLNHPAGKVIAVIDNENRCHGFGRIRPCLLQNGDGWRIGPLMADTQKLLTILLKKLIESHPGLIIIDAPGLNKTASEVFTNLGFKSESETFRMYRGSQPPVSMNDVYGLACLELG; from the coding sequence ATGGATAATCTTTTATCTATTAAACCTCTATCTGATGAAGATATCGATTTTGTTACTGAAATATCTAGAAAAGAAGGTTTTGCTCCAGGTGTTGGTGATTTAGGGATATATCAAAATACAGATAGACAAGGACTTTGGGTGGGTTGGTTTAATGACAATCCCATTGGTTGCATAGCAGGTGTTCGTTACAATAAATATTACGGATTTCTTGGATTGTTTTTAGTAATTGAGAAGTATAGAGGTAGAGGTTTTGGTCTTCAGCTTTGGAAAAAGGCTTTAAGTCATTTAAGCGATTTACCATGTGTTGGTCTAGAGGCCGCTCCAGAGAGAATTACTGATTACTCAAAATGGGGCTTTACGATTTCTTCGAAAACAACTAGATGGCAATGGTTGGGTGATGGGAAATTACTTGAGGAAAACTCTAAGAATGATGATTTAGATGATTTCAGATTTGTTGAAGGCTCCTCAATACCTCAAGATGCAGTAAAAAGATTTGATGAAAAGAGAGAAACAACGCCTAGACCTCATTTTTTATCTGATTGGCTGAATCATCCAGCTGGAAAGGTAATCGCAGTTATTGATAATGAAAACCGATGTCATGGCTTTGGGCGAATAAGACCATGTCTTTTACAAAACGGAGATGGATGGAGAATTGGTCCTTTAATGGCTGATACTCAAAAGCTTTTAACAATTTTGTTGAAGAAATTAATTGAGAGCCATCCTGGATTGATAATTATTGATGCTCCTGGTCTCAATAAGACGGCTTCTGAAGTTTTTACAAATCTAGGTTTCAAATCTGAATCTGAAACTTTCAGGATGTATCGAGGTTCACAACCACCGGTTTCTATGAATGATGTATATGGTTTGGCTTGCTTAGAGTTGGGTTAG
- the nth gene encoding endonuclease III, with the protein MKKNERVKIIIKRLEEIYPETPIPLDHKNGFTLLVAVVLSAQSTDKKVNELTKELFSVAPSAEKMYKLGEQRIYNYIKQLGLAKTKAKNTYNLSKIIHEKFNNIIPNSFQELESLPGVGHKTASVVMSQVFGVPSFPVDTHIHRLSQRWGLTSGKNVIQTEKDLKRLFPKNLWNKLHLQIIFYGREYCSARGCNGTICNLCKELYPNRNKPIICKRA; encoded by the coding sequence ATGAAAAAGAATGAAAGGGTGAAAATAATAATTAAGAGACTTGAAGAAATATATCCTGAGACACCGATACCCTTAGATCATAAAAATGGTTTCACACTACTAGTAGCAGTTGTGTTAAGTGCACAATCAACGGATAAGAAAGTCAATGAATTAACTAAAGAACTTTTCAGCGTTGCCCCCTCAGCTGAGAAAATGTATAAATTAGGTGAGCAGAGAATATATAATTACATAAAACAACTTGGACTTGCAAAAACTAAAGCAAAAAATACTTATAACCTTTCAAAGATTATTCATGAAAAATTCAACAATATAATTCCAAATTCATTTCAGGAGCTTGAGTCGCTTCCAGGTGTTGGTCACAAGACAGCAAGTGTTGTTATGTCTCAAGTATTTGGTGTCCCTTCATTTCCTGTTGATACCCATATACATAGATTATCTCAGAGATGGGGACTAACTTCAGGTAAAAATGTTATCCAAACGGAAAAAGATCTAAAAAGATTATTTCCAAAAAATCTATGGAATAAATTACATCTACAAATTATCTTTTACGGAAGAGAATATTGCTCAGCAAGAGGATGTAACGGTACAATTTGTAACTTGTGCAAGGAACTTTATCCTAATAGAAATAAACCAATAATTTGTAAAAGGGCGTAA
- the hisA gene encoding 1-(5-phosphoribosyl)-5-[(5-phosphoribosylamino)methylideneamino]imidazole-4-carboxamide isomerase, giving the protein MEIIPAIDLLNGKCVRLNQGNYNEVTKFNSDPIKQAQTWESQGAKRIHLVDLDGAKTGEPINDLTIKEIKKSITIPIQLGGGIRSIDRAKELFGIGIDRIILGTIAIENPELVKDLSREYPKRIAVGIDAKEGMVATRGWLKQSKISSVELAKQLNDLELAAIISTDIATDGTLKGPNVQALREIAEISINPVIASGGIGSIADLISLADFENEGIKGIIVGRALYDGSIDLKEAILTLKNLLIQDSFNEKDKFHV; this is encoded by the coding sequence ATGGAAATCATACCTGCAATAGATCTACTGAATGGTAAATGTGTTCGACTAAATCAAGGCAATTACAATGAAGTCACTAAGTTCAATAGTGATCCAATAAAACAAGCTCAGACTTGGGAAAGCCAAGGAGCCAAACGAATACATCTTGTAGATCTTGATGGTGCTAAGACTGGTGAACCCATAAATGATCTGACAATAAAAGAAATAAAAAAATCCATAACAATACCTATTCAACTTGGGGGTGGAATTAGGAGCATAGATCGTGCAAAAGAATTATTCGGCATAGGAATAGATAGAATTATTTTAGGGACAATTGCTATAGAGAACCCAGAGTTAGTTAAAGATCTATCTAGAGAATACCCAAAAAGAATTGCAGTTGGGATTGATGCTAAAGAGGGAATGGTAGCCACTCGAGGTTGGTTAAAACAAAGCAAAATATCTTCTGTTGAATTAGCAAAACAACTTAACGATCTTGAATTAGCCGCAATCATTTCAACTGACATTGCTACTGATGGCACTCTAAAAGGACCAAATGTTCAAGCCTTGAGAGAGATAGCTGAGATAAGTATTAATCCAGTAATCGCATCAGGAGGGATAGGTTCAATCGCTGATTTAATTTCCCTGGCTGATTTCGAGAATGAGGGTATTAAAGGAATAATCGTAGGGAGAGCCTTATATGACGGCTCAATAGATTTAAAAGAAGCGATATTAACTCTTAAAAATCTTCTTATTCAAGATTCATTCAATGAGAAAGATAAATTTCATGTCTAA
- a CDS encoding NAD-dependent epimerase/dehydratase family protein, which yields MKVLFYGGTRFVGKALVSRLLSKGHEIYVFTRGNLPVPKNITHLKGDRSNDEDLKQLSDHSFDLIVDSSGRKLEDTKRLLKFSGLPGYRFIYISSAGVYENTQLFPVSEDSPIDLESRHIGKAKTESWLKAEGIPFTSFRPTYIYGPGNYNPIEKWFFDRITNGRSIPVPLDGQTITQLGHVSDLAEAISKSLETDNAINQIYNCSGSKAVTFKGLIETAIIATGNKVIDFDLRSFDPSKLDPKARKLFPLRLTNFFTDTSKIKKDLSWEPKFDLLEGLIDSYKNDYLLAKHEQVDFNSDDILFD from the coding sequence TTGAAAGTTCTTTTTTACGGCGGAACAAGGTTTGTAGGAAAAGCCCTCGTCTCGAGATTGCTATCAAAAGGACATGAGATATATGTTTTTACACGTGGAAATTTACCAGTACCAAAAAATATTACGCACCTAAAAGGAGACAGGTCGAATGATGAGGATCTAAAACAACTATCTGATCATTCCTTTGATCTTATTGTTGATAGCTCTGGACGTAAATTGGAGGATACGAAAAGACTTCTTAAATTTTCAGGTCTTCCTGGTTATAGATTTATATATATAAGTTCTGCCGGCGTATATGAAAATACACAATTATTTCCTGTTAGTGAAGATAGTCCAATAGATCTTGAAAGCCGTCATATAGGTAAAGCAAAAACTGAGTCTTGGCTTAAGGCCGAAGGCATTCCTTTTACGAGTTTTCGTCCTACATATATTTATGGCCCAGGAAACTATAATCCTATTGAAAAATGGTTTTTTGATCGTATAACTAATGGCCGATCTATTCCTGTTCCTCTTGATGGTCAAACCATCACGCAATTAGGACATGTTTCTGATTTGGCAGAGGCTATTTCAAAATCTCTTGAAACAGATAATGCAATTAATCAAATTTACAATTGTTCAGGTAGCAAAGCCGTAACATTTAAAGGTTTAATTGAAACAGCAATTATAGCAACTGGAAATAAAGTCATTGATTTTGATTTACGTTCTTTTGATCCTTCAAAACTTGATCCTAAGGCAAGAAAACTTTTCCCTTTAAGGTTAACTAATTTCTTTACTGACACCTCAAAAATAAAAAAAGATTTATCTTGGGAACCTAAATTCGATTTGTTAGAGGGGTTAATTGATAGCTATAAGAATGATTATCTATTAGCTAAGCATGAACAAGTTGATTTTAACTCTGATGATATTCTTTTTGATTGA